From the Mycobacterium sp. 155 genome, the window ATCACGATGAGGAAGAACGCCGTCAGCACGATCTCGGCGATCAGCACCGCGGCCAACGAGTAGTGGCCGGGGGAGTGTGCGCCGTAGCCGTTGGCCGCCATGTTCCCGCTGGCCGTGAAACCCGGTTGGCCCTTGGCGATGATGAGCAGGAGCAGACCGGCGATGAGGCCACCGACGACCTGCGCGATCCAGTAGCCGGGCACATCTTTCCACGGCAGTCGGCCACCGACCGCCGCACCCAGCGTGACTGCGGGGTTGAAGTGGCCACCCGAGATGTGACCGACGGCGTATGCCATGGTCACGACGGTCAGGCCGAAAGCCAGTGCGACGCCGAGGAACCCGATGCCCAGCTGATAGACGTTGCTACCGTCTTGATCTCGGGCGATCTGTTTGGCGGCGAAAATCGCGCTGCCGCAGCCACCGAAAACCAACCAGAACGTTCCGAAGAGTTCAGCCCCGAGTTTGGAGGTGAGTGAACTGTTCACGTGTTGTCCCCTGTTCAGTGAGTGGCGATTGTTGAAAGGGTAGGGCCGCGACGGGAATCTCCAATGCATATTTATTATTTCGTTGCCGTCGGTGATTGCATTGCAGCAGAGATTTCTCCGCGAGCAGACACGCGGGTACCCCGACAGGCCGCATTTGCCGGACCTACGTGTCTGTTCGCGGGAGTTTCGGCGCTTCCCCTGATCGACGGACAACGGGTTCGTCCGGTGTATGGGCCGGGCGGTCGATACTGACGCTAGTCGCGCCGGGGCATTGTTGT encodes:
- the aqpZ gene encoding aquaporin Z, with translation MNSSLTSKLGAELFGTFWLVFGGCGSAIFAAKQIARDQDGSNVYQLGIGFLGVALAFGLTVVTMAYAVGHISGGHFNPAVTLGAAVGGRLPWKDVPGYWIAQVVGGLIAGLLLLIIAKGQPGFTASGNMAANGYGAHSPGHYSLAAVLIAEIVLTAFFLIVILGATDDRAPKGFGPLAIGLSLTLIHLIAIPISNTSVNPARSTGVAFFNGNGAPAQLWAFWLAPLIGGALGGILYQLVFATRKADAKA